From Candidatus Palibaumannia cicadellinicola, the proteins below share one genomic window:
- the slyA gene encoding transcriptional regulator SlyA, which produces MESPLGSDLARLVRVWRALIDHRLKPLELTQTHWITLHNICQLPPEQSQIQLAKAIGIEQPSLVRTLDQLEEKGLITRQTCINDRRAKRIKLTEAAEPIIKAVNNVISSTREEILNGITKEEISLLSNIINKLEKNILDIYPK; this is translated from the coding sequence TTGGAATCACCATTAGGATCGGATTTAGCGCGACTTGTTAGAGTTTGGCGCGCTTTAATTGACCACCGTTTAAAACCTTTAGAACTCACACAAACGCATTGGATAACTTTACATAATATTTGTCAGTTACCTCCTGAACAATCGCAAATTCAGTTAGCAAAAGCTATCGGGATCGAACAACCATCCTTAGTCAGAACTCTAGATCAGTTAGAAGAAAAAGGTCTGATAACCAGACAGACTTGTATCAATGATCGTCGTGCCAAAAGAATAAAATTGACTGAAGCAGCAGAACCTATTATTAAAGCAGTTAATAATGTTATATCTAGTACTAGAGAAGAAATTCTTAATGGTATTACAAAAGAAGAAATTAGTTTATTAAGTAATATTATTAATAAACTAGAGAAAAATATTCTTGATATATATCCTAAATAA
- the glnS gene encoding glutamine--tRNA ligase, whose product MSTDKAHINNFIIQIINHDLALGKHTYIHTRFAPEPNGYLHIGHAKSIYLNFSIANFYNGQCNLRFDDTNPVKENIEFIEAIKNDILWLGFKWSGQIHYSSDYFDQLYEYAKELIVNGLAYVDYLSYDKIREYRGTLTQPGTNSPYRDRSVEENLTLFEKMRCGEFTEGSACLRAKIDMKSPFIVMRDPVLYRIKYNSHHRTGTKWCIYPMYDFTHCICDAIEGITHSLCTLEFQDNRRLYDWILDNISIDNHPRQYEFSRLNIEYTIMSKRKLNILVNNNIVEGWDDPRMPTIAGLRNRGYTAASIREFCRRIGVTKQDHNIEIAALEACLREELNESTPRTMAVINPIKIIINNLPVGYHEKIVMPNHPNKTDMGTRQVTFSSEIYIDCSDFKEHNTNKQYKRLVLGQKVRLRHAYVITAESLVKNKQGDITVVYCSYDPDTLNKVPKKSDSNKVIGVIHWVSAIDGIKSEFRLYDSIFTLPNINKIDNLMLALNKQSLIIRHGIVEASILNLVHNNDKLYRYQFEREGYFCTDNYYLNKCIPVFHRIMKLK is encoded by the coding sequence ATTAGCACAGATAAAGCTCATATAAATAATTTTATTATTCAAATAATTAATCACGATTTAGCATTAGGTAAGCATACCTATATACATACTCGTTTTGCTCCAGAGCCTAATGGTTACTTACATATAGGACATGCGAAATCTATTTACCTAAATTTTAGTATCGCTAATTTTTATAATGGACAGTGTAATTTAAGATTCGATGATACTAATCCAGTTAAAGAAAATATTGAATTTATCGAAGCCATTAAAAATGACATCTTATGGCTAGGATTTAAATGGAGTGGGCAAATTCACTATTCCTCAGACTATTTTGATCAGTTATATGAATATGCAAAAGAACTAATTGTTAATGGTCTAGCTTATGTTGACTATCTGTCGTATGATAAAATACGTGAATATCGCGGTACGTTAACTCAACCAGGAACAAATAGCCCTTACAGAGATCGTAGTGTTGAAGAAAACTTAACTTTGTTTGAAAAAATGCGTTGTGGAGAATTTACAGAAGGTAGTGCATGTTTACGCGCTAAGATTGATATGAAATCACCTTTTATTGTAATGCGTGATCCTGTTCTTTATCGTATAAAATATAATAGTCATCATAGAACAGGAACCAAATGGTGTATTTACCCTATGTATGATTTTACCCATTGCATCTGTGATGCAATAGAAGGGATCACACATTCTTTATGTACATTAGAATTTCAAGATAACCGTCGTCTTTATGATTGGATTCTTGATAATATTAGTATCGATAATCACCCACGCCAGTATGAGTTTTCTAGACTAAATATTGAATATACAATTATGTCAAAACGTAAACTAAATATACTTGTAAATAATAATATTGTTGAAGGTTGGGACGATCCTAGAATGCCTACTATTGCTGGTTTACGTAATAGAGGCTATACTGCGGCTTCAATAAGAGAATTTTGTCGCCGTATTGGTGTGACAAAGCAAGATCACAATATAGAAATAGCAGCTTTAGAAGCGTGCCTTCGTGAAGAATTGAATGAAAGTACACCGCGTACGATGGCAGTTATTAATCCAATTAAAATTATTATTAATAATCTTCCTGTAGGTTACCATGAGAAGATAGTTATGCCTAACCATCCTAATAAAACAGATATGGGGACACGTCAAGTTACTTTTAGCAGTGAAATATACATTGATTGTTCTGATTTCAAAGAACACAATACTAATAAGCAATATAAACGCCTAGTACTAGGTCAAAAAGTACGTCTACGTCATGCATATGTTATTACAGCAGAGAGCTTAGTAAAAAATAAACAAGGTGATATTACAGTTGTTTATTGTAGTTATGATCCAGATACTTTAAATAAAGTACCTAAAAAAAGTGATAGTAATAAAGTAATAGGTGTTATTCACTGGGTTTCAGCAATTGATGGTATAAAATCAGAATTCAGACTATACGATAGTATATTTACATTACCTAATATTAACAAGATAGACAATTTAATGTTAGCCCTGAACAAACAATCATTAATTATACGCCATGGTATCGTAGAAGCTAGCATTCTAAATTTAGTTCATAATAATGATAAATTATACAGATATCAGTTCGAGCGCGAAGGGTATTTTTGTACTGATAATTACTACTTAAATAAGTGTATACCAGTATTTCATCGTATAATGAAACTAAAATAA
- the fldA gene encoding flavodoxin FldA, translating into MNGTNRNFFGSDTGNTENVAKLIQNHMGITDDIFDIARSNKEDLEKYDVLILGISTWYYGEAQCDWDEFFPTMKQIDFSGKKVALFGCGDQEDYSEYFCDALGTLGDIIEQQGATIVGHWLTSSYNFEASKGLVNKDYFIGLAIDEDRQPELTATRVANWVKQIKYELNIY; encoded by the coding sequence ATTAATGGTACGAATAGGAATTTTTTTGGTAGTGATACTGGGAATACAGAAAATGTTGCTAAACTGATTCAGAACCACATGGGTATTACTGATGATATATTTGATATTGCAAGAAGCAATAAAGAAGATTTAGAAAAATACGATGTCTTGATACTTGGTATTTCAACCTGGTACTATGGAGAAGCTCAATGTGACTGGGATGAATTCTTTCCTACTATGAAACAAATAGATTTTTCAGGTAAAAAAGTAGCTTTATTTGGCTGCGGTGATCAAGAAGATTATTCTGAATACTTTTGTGATGCATTGGGTACTCTAGGTGATATAATAGAACAGCAGGGCGCTACTATTGTAGGGCATTGGTTAACGTCAAGCTATAATTTTGAAGCATCTAAAGGGTTAGTTAATAAAGATTACTTTATTGGTTTAGCGATTGATGAAGATCGACAACCAGAATTAACTGCAACAAGAGTAGCTAATTGGGTTAAGCAGATTAAGTATGAATTAAATATATACTAG
- the purN gene encoding phosphoribosylglycinamide formyltransferase yields the protein MKRIVVLISGQGSNLKALIEACHQKKLSAEISAVVSNNTSAYGLKYAINMNINIHTINKTQFTGSEEFDRALIAVIDYYKPDVVVLAGYMLILSNEFVTHYFGRLLNIHPSLLPLYPGLHTHRNALQNGDLIHGTSVHFVTDQLDSGPLILQAKVPIFSNDNEITLAHRVKNKEHIIYPIVIGWVLSGRVILSDNAVWLDGIKLPPEGYCIDI from the coding sequence ATGAAACGAATTGTTGTGCTAATTTCTGGTCAAGGAAGTAATCTTAAAGCATTGATAGAAGCATGTCATCAGAAAAAGCTATCTGCAGAAATTTCTGCAGTAGTTAGTAATAACACTAGTGCATATGGTCTTAAATATGCAATTAATATGAATATTAATATCCATACTATAAATAAAACACAATTTACTGGAAGTGAAGAATTTGATCGCGCGCTAATAGCTGTAATTGATTACTATAAACCTGATGTAGTAGTACTAGCTGGCTATATGCTAATTTTATCAAATGAATTTGTTACACACTACTTCGGTAGATTGTTAAATATTCACCCATCGTTGTTACCACTGTATCCAGGGTTACATACTCACCGTAATGCGCTACAAAATGGTGACTTAATACATGGAACTTCAGTACATTTCGTAACAGATCAATTAGATAGTGGTCCACTTATATTACAGGCAAAAGTACCTATTTTTTCTAATGATAATGAAATAACTTTAGCACACAGAGTAAAAAATAAGGAACACATAATTTATCCTATCGTGATAGGATGGGTGTTATCAGGTAGGGTAATACTAAGTGATAATGCAGTATGGTTAGATGGTATTAAACTACCACCTGAAGGTTATTGTATAGATATATAA
- a CDS encoding riboflavin synthase, translating into MFTGIVQCIAPLMAITEKNNFRTHKIKLPYHLLSGLTYGASVAHNGCCLTVTNINGDLVSFDIIKETLIKTNLGSLQIGDEINIERAVSLNSEIGGHFISGHIISTAELINITTSDNNKNIWCRLANNKLMKYIFYKNYIGVDGISLTVGEIIDNIFCLNLIPETIQRTTLGKKLIKDIVNIEIDQQIQATVDTVERCLSEKLEIIMNNRGT; encoded by the coding sequence ATGTTTACAGGTATTGTTCAGTGTATAGCACCACTGATGGCAATAACAGAAAAAAATAATTTTCGTACACATAAAATAAAATTACCATATCATTTATTATCAGGACTAACCTACGGTGCATCTGTAGCACATAATGGTTGCTGCTTAACGGTAACTAATATTAATGGGGATCTAGTAAGTTTTGATATTATAAAAGAGACTCTCATAAAAACTAATTTAGGTTCTTTACAAATAGGTGATGAAATAAATATTGAGCGGGCCGTTAGCTTAAATTCTGAAATAGGTGGACACTTTATTTCAGGACATATTATTAGTACCGCAGAATTGATAAATATTACTACATCAGATAATAATAAAAATATTTGGTGCCGATTAGCTAATAATAAACTGATGAAATATATTTTTTATAAAAACTATATTGGTGTTGATGGTATCAGTTTAACTGTAGGAGAAATAATAGACAATATATTTTGTCTTAATTTGATTCCAGAAACAATTCAACGTACTACTTTAGGAAAAAAACTAATTAAAGATATAGTTAATATAGAAATAGATCAACAAATTCAAGCTACTGTGGATACAGTAGAGAGATGTTTATCAGAAAAATTAGAAATTATAATGAATAATAGAGGAACATAA
- the tkt gene encoding transketolase, which produces MKSRQTFANAIRFLSIDAVQKANSGHPGAPMGMADIAEVLWRDYMNHNPVNPTWCNRDRFVLSNGHCSMLLYSILHLTGYNLSIEELKNFRQLQSKTPGHPEYGATYGVEITTGPLGQGLANAVGLAIGERTLAAQFNRPQHKIVDHYTYVFLGDGCIMEGISHEVCSLAGVLKLGKLIAFYDDNSISIDGNVTGWLIDDTAARFEAYGWHVVRNIDGHDSDAIKLGIEQARAVINKPSLLLCKTIIAFGSPNKAGNHNSHGAPLGDKEIEATRKALSWHYQPFFIPNLIYQGWDAKEVGEKKEKAWNETFSLYQKAYPKLAKEFIRRITCRLPEDWHLSSQKIIETLQAQPNNIASRKASQNILEAFCPMLPELIGGSADLSPSNLTCWSKSTSIAEDAAGNYIHYGVREFGMTAIGNGIAHHGSFLPYTATFLVFVEYARNAVRMAAMMKTRHIMVYTHDSIGLGEDGPTHQPVEQLASLRMTPNIINWRPCDQVETAVAWKKAIERNNGPTALILSRQNLTQQTRNKQQLANIARGGYILKDCLVGKPELIIIATGSEVQLAVVAYQQLSNEGRQVRVVSMPSTDMFDRQDEEYRELVLPKAVTARLAIEAGITDYWYKYVGLDGVIIGMTTFGKSAPAEKLLKFFGFTIDNVLSKARTIIK; this is translated from the coding sequence ATGAAATCAAGACAGACTTTCGCCAACGCAATTCGTTTTTTAAGTATAGATGCAGTACAGAAAGCTAATTCAGGCCATCCAGGTGCCCCTATGGGTATGGCTGATATTGCTGAAGTATTGTGGCGAGACTATATGAATCATAATCCTGTTAACCCAACCTGGTGTAATCGTGATCGCTTTGTGCTGTCTAATGGACATTGTTCTATGTTATTATATAGTATATTACATCTTACTGGCTATAATTTATCAATAGAAGAGCTAAAAAATTTTCGTCAGCTACAATCCAAAACACCTGGACATCCAGAATATGGTGCTACGTATGGCGTAGAAATTACAACTGGACCATTAGGTCAAGGGCTTGCTAACGCAGTAGGTTTAGCAATTGGTGAACGTACTTTAGCTGCACAATTTAACCGTCCACAACATAAAATAGTTGATCATTATACTTATGTATTCTTAGGCGATGGCTGTATAATGGAAGGAATTTCTCACGAAGTATGCTCATTAGCTGGTGTTCTAAAATTAGGTAAACTCATTGCATTTTATGATGATAATAGCATTTCTATTGATGGTAATGTAACAGGTTGGTTAATAGATGATACAGCCGCTCGGTTTGAAGCATACGGTTGGCATGTAGTACGTAATATAGATGGACATGATAGTGATGCAATAAAATTAGGGATAGAACAAGCTAGAGCTGTAATAAATAAGCCATCGTTACTTTTATGCAAAACTATTATAGCTTTTGGTTCTCCAAACAAAGCTGGTAACCATAATTCACACGGGGCTCCGCTAGGAGATAAAGAAATTGAGGCAACCAGAAAAGCTCTGAGCTGGCATTATCAACCTTTTTTTATTCCTAACTTAATATATCAAGGTTGGGATGCTAAAGAAGTAGGAGAGAAAAAAGAAAAAGCTTGGAACGAAACCTTTTCTTTATACCAAAAAGCTTATCCCAAATTAGCTAAAGAGTTCATTAGAAGAATAACCTGTCGTTTGCCTGAAGATTGGCATTTATCCAGCCAAAAAATTATAGAAACATTGCAGGCACAACCAAATAACATAGCTAGCCGTAAAGCATCGCAAAATATATTAGAAGCATTTTGCCCTATGTTACCAGAACTAATTGGTGGTTCAGCTGATTTAAGCCCAAGTAACCTAACATGTTGGTCAAAGTCAACTTCTATTGCTGAAGATGCAGCTGGTAATTATATTCATTACGGTGTACGTGAGTTTGGTATGACTGCTATTGGTAATGGGATTGCTCATCATGGTAGTTTTCTACCTTATACTGCTACTTTTCTAGTATTTGTAGAATATGCACGTAACGCTGTACGAATGGCAGCAATGATGAAAACACGACATATTATGGTTTATACTCATGACTCTATTGGATTAGGTGAAGATGGGCCAACTCATCAGCCAGTGGAACAGCTAGCTAGCTTACGTATGACTCCTAATATTATTAACTGGCGTCCTTGCGATCAAGTTGAAACAGCAGTTGCCTGGAAGAAAGCAATAGAACGTAATAATGGTCCAACAGCTTTAATTTTATCACGCCAAAATTTAACACAACAAACACGTAATAAGCAGCAGCTAGCTAATATTGCTCGTGGAGGTTATATTTTAAAAGATTGCTTAGTCGGTAAGCCAGAACTTATTATAATAGCTACTGGTTCTGAAGTTCAGCTAGCTGTAGTTGCTTACCAGCAATTAAGTAACGAAGGTAGGCAAGTTCGTGTTGTATCAATGCCATCAACAGATATGTTTGATAGGCAAGATGAAGAATATCGTGAATTAGTATTACCAAAAGCAGTGACTGCACGTCTTGCAATTGAAGCTGGAATTACTGATTATTGGTATAAGTACGTAGGGTTAGATGGAGTTATTATAGGGATGACTACTTTTGGTAAGTCAGCACCAGCAGAAAAACTATTGAAATTTTTTGGATTTACTATTGATAACGTACTTAGTAAAGCACGTACTATCATTAAATGA
- the tal gene encoding transaldolase — protein MNQLEYLKKFTKVVADSGDIESIRNYAPQDATTNPSIILKSASLLYYKDIIKKILNSARKQGISHDNQIINASDKLAVSIGLEILKIVPGRISTEVDARLSFDSMMCIAKAHKIVNLYQEQGIDKSRVLIKLAATWEGIKAAEQLEKEGINCNMTLIFSFAQAKACAEASVYLISPFVGRIYDWYNKRQLLVEPYSVQHDPGVKSVINIYNYYKKYNYKTIIMGASFRKIDQILALAGCDSLTISPVMLEKLRNSYNNLEIKLSPYTKIFNKPKPMSEAAFRWEHNQDAMAVDQLADGIRQFSLDQNKLEKVLAEQL, from the coding sequence ATGAATCAGTTAGAATATCTGAAAAAGTTTACTAAAGTAGTGGCTGATAGTGGAGATATTGAGTCAATTCGTAATTATGCACCGCAGGATGCAACTACTAATCCTTCTATTATTTTAAAATCAGCTAGTTTACTCTATTACAAAGACATTATTAAAAAAATACTGAATTCTGCACGTAAGCAAGGTATAAGTCACGATAATCAGATCATAAATGCAAGTGATAAACTAGCTGTTTCTATAGGATTAGAAATTCTTAAAATTGTGCCAGGACGTATTTCTACTGAAGTAGATGCGCGTCTATCATTCGATAGTATGATGTGCATAGCTAAAGCCCATAAAATAGTTAATTTGTATCAAGAACAAGGTATTGACAAATCTCGTGTTTTGATAAAGTTAGCAGCCACTTGGGAAGGAATAAAAGCTGCAGAACAGTTGGAAAAAGAAGGTATAAATTGTAATATGACTTTAATTTTTTCTTTTGCACAAGCTAAAGCTTGTGCCGAAGCTAGTGTTTATCTAATATCACCTTTTGTTGGTCGTATTTACGATTGGTATAACAAGCGTCAACTGCTAGTCGAACCTTATTCAGTTCAACATGATCCAGGCGTTAAATCAGTAATTAATATTTATAATTATTATAAAAAATACAACTATAAAACTATTATTATGGGAGCCAGCTTTCGAAAAATTGATCAAATTTTAGCTTTAGCCGGATGTGATAGTTTAACTATTTCCCCAGTAATGTTAGAAAAATTACGTAATAGCTATAATAATTTAGAAATTAAACTATCTCCATATACTAAAATTTTTAATAAGCCAAAACCAATGTCTGAAGCAGCATTTCGTTGGGAACATAATCAGGATGCTATGGCTGTTGATCAATTAGCAGATGGTATTCGCCAATTTTCACTAGATCAGAACAAACTTGAAAAAGTTTTAGCAGAACAATTGTAA
- the purM gene encoding phosphoribosylformylglycinamidine cyclo-ligase: MVNTRLLNYKDAGVDIDAGNKLVDNIKKIVKKTERKEVISSLGGFGSLCALPRKYQEPIIVSSIDGVGTKLRFSIDFNKYNTIGIDLVAMCVNDVVVQGAEPLFFLDYYATGKLHIENAISVVNSIAEGCRQSNCALVGGETAEMPGLYYGEDYDIAGVCVGIVEKNNIIDGSSVKVGDIMLALSSSGLHANGYSLVRKILSLNKINVDSTQVEGKLLIDQLLIPTRIYVNTLLSLIQEIQVNAIIHITGGGFLENIPRVLPINTLAIINESSWQWPAVFHWIQQAGNISSYEMYRTFNCGVGIIIIVPYKNEKKALSVLSTLGENAWVIGNIQQDADASGQRKVLII, translated from the coding sequence ATGGTTAACACAAGATTATTAAACTATAAAGACGCAGGTGTAGATATAGATGCAGGTAATAAATTAGTAGATAATATAAAAAAAATAGTAAAAAAAACCGAACGTAAGGAAGTAATAAGTAGTTTAGGTGGATTTGGTTCTTTATGCGCTCTGCCAAGAAAATATCAAGAACCAATTATAGTTTCTAGTATTGATGGCGTTGGTACTAAACTACGTTTTTCCATTGATTTTAATAAATACAATACTATTGGAATAGATTTAGTGGCAATGTGCGTTAATGATGTAGTAGTTCAGGGCGCTGAACCTTTGTTTTTTCTAGATTATTATGCTACTGGAAAACTTCATATAGAAAATGCAATATCTGTTGTCAATAGTATCGCTGAAGGTTGTCGGCAATCTAATTGTGCTCTAGTAGGTGGAGAAACTGCCGAAATGCCTGGTCTATATTATGGCGAAGATTATGATATAGCTGGTGTTTGTGTTGGAATAGTAGAAAAAAATAACATAATAGACGGCAGTTCGGTAAAAGTTGGTGATATAATGCTTGCACTATCATCTAGTGGACTACACGCTAACGGCTATTCGCTAGTACGTAAAATTTTATCATTAAATAAGATTAATGTTGACTCTACTCAGGTAGAAGGAAAATTACTAATAGATCAGTTACTAATTCCTACGCGTATTTATGTTAATACCTTGTTATCTTTAATCCAGGAAATTCAGGTCAATGCTATAATACATATTACTGGTGGGGGCTTTTTGGAAAATATACCACGTGTTCTACCAATTAACACACTTGCAATAATTAATGAAAGTAGCTGGCAATGGCCAGCTGTATTTCATTGGATACAACAAGCTGGTAATATTAGTAGTTATGAAATGTATCGTACGTTTAATTGTGGAGTTGGTATTATAATCATCGTTCCTTACAAAAACGAAAAAAAAGCGCTTAGCGTTTTATCTACTCTAGGCGAAAACGCATGGGTAATTGGTAATATTCAGCAAGATGCTGACGCATCAGGTCAAAGAAAAGTATTGATCATATAA
- the rnt gene encoding ribonuclease T has protein sequence MAENNEVEVNSLNARFRGFYPVVIDVETAGFHANTDALLEIAVVTLKMDYQGWLKADKNLHFNIEPFPGAILQTEALLFNGIDPANPLRGAVTEYEALNEIFRLVRKGIKEQECNRAIIVAHNAAFDHSFLMAAAERTKLKHNPFHPFATFDTAALSGLVLGQTVLAKACITAGIDFNNSEAHSALYDTERTAELFCELVNRWKRLGGWTNVSNNCVDNS, from the coding sequence ATGGCCGAAAACAACGAAGTAGAAGTAAATAGTCTAAATGCACGTTTTCGCGGTTTTTATCCGGTAGTTATTGATGTGGAAACCGCTGGTTTTCATGCTAACACTGATGCTTTATTAGAAATTGCCGTGGTAACTCTTAAAATGGATTATCAAGGTTGGTTAAAAGCTGACAAAAATTTGCATTTTAATATAGAGCCTTTTCCTGGTGCTATTTTACAAACTGAAGCACTTTTATTTAATGGTATTGATCCAGCAAATCCCCTAAGAGGAGCAGTTACTGAGTATGAAGCATTAAATGAAATATTTAGATTAGTACGTAAAGGAATTAAAGAGCAAGAATGTAACCGCGCTATCATTGTGGCACATAATGCTGCTTTCGACCATAGTTTTCTTATGGCAGCCGCTGAAAGAACTAAACTAAAGCATAATCCTTTCCATCCGTTTGCTACTTTTGATACTGCAGCTCTCAGCGGCTTAGTGCTTGGTCAGACCGTATTAGCAAAAGCTTGTATTACTGCTGGTATTGATTTTAATAATAGCGAAGCACATTCAGCATTATATGATACTGAACGTACAGCAGAACTATTTTGCGAATTAGTCAATCGCTGGAAACGATTAGGTGGCTGGACTAATGTTAGTAATAACTGTGTGGACAACAGTTAA
- the grxD gene encoding Grx4 family monothiol glutaredoxin: protein MTTTIQKIKKQIADNHILLYMKGSPKLPSCGFSSQAVKILSECSKNFAYIDVLINPDIRSELPKLANWPTYPQLWVNGEFIGGCDIIMEMYHSGELQLLINNEIEKNKIKIY from the coding sequence ATGACTACTACAATACAAAAAATTAAGAAACAAATAGCAGATAATCATATCTTGCTATATATGAAAGGTTCACCCAAATTACCTAGCTGCGGTTTTTCTTCCCAGGCAGTAAAAATACTTTCTGAATGTAGTAAAAATTTTGCTTATATTGATGTGTTAATTAATCCTGATATTCGTTCTGAGCTACCTAAATTAGCTAATTGGCCTACTTACCCTCAATTATGGGTAAATGGTGAATTTATAGGAGGTTGTGATATTATTATGGAAATGTATCATAGTGGCGAACTACAGCTTCTAATTAATAATGAGATTGAAAAAAACAAAATAAAAATCTATTAG
- the tyrS gene encoding tyrosine--tRNA ligase, whose amino-acid sequence MIINNLIKQLQERELITNITDDSKLTQELNSGKISLYCGFDPTNDSLHLGHLLPLLCMKHFQLAGHRPIVLIGGATGLIGDPSFKSAERKLNNIEHTKSWTEKIKKNISLFLDFNSGNNSAIIVNNFDWFKAMNVLTFLRDIGKNFSVNQMINKEAVKLRLNREESGISFTEFSYNLLQGYDFTYLYNKYNVVLQIGGSDQWGNIISGIDLTRKTYHKTVYGLTVPLITKSDGTKLGKTEESTLWLDPNKTSPYQLYQFFFNTSDTEVYHFLKCFTFISLAEINTLEQEEKMRKKSKIAQSILAKEVTSMVHGEQGLAAAQRITDSLFTGSFLDLTEDDFTQLTQDGIPMVNITNNVDLQQALVIASLAPSRGQARKMILANAIAINGNKQTDSDYIFSEADRIYKKYTFLQRGKKTYCLLNWQ is encoded by the coding sequence ATGATAATAAATAACTTAATAAAACAATTACAGGAAAGAGAACTTATTACTAATATAACAGATGATAGTAAGTTAACTCAGGAGTTAAATTCTGGAAAAATTTCACTATATTGTGGTTTTGATCCTACTAATGATAGTTTACATTTAGGGCATTTGCTACCTTTATTATGTATGAAACACTTTCAATTAGCTGGTCATAGACCAATAGTACTTATTGGTGGAGCTACAGGTCTCATTGGAGATCCAAGCTTTAAATCTGCCGAGCGCAAATTAAATAATATAGAACACACTAAGTCTTGGACAGAAAAAATAAAAAAGAATATTTCTCTGTTTTTAGATTTTAATAGTGGTAATAATAGCGCAATAATAGTTAACAACTTTGATTGGTTCAAAGCAATGAATGTCTTAACTTTTCTGCGTGATATCGGTAAAAATTTTTCTGTAAACCAAATGATAAATAAAGAAGCAGTTAAGTTACGCCTTAATAGAGAAGAAAGTGGAATTTCATTTACTGAATTTTCTTATAATCTGTTGCAAGGATATGACTTTACTTACCTATATAACAAATATAATGTAGTACTACAGATCGGGGGTTCTGATCAATGGGGTAATATTATATCAGGCATAGATCTAACAAGAAAAACATATCATAAAACGGTTTATGGTTTAACCGTACCACTGATAACTAAGTCAGACGGGACTAAATTAGGTAAGACTGAAGAAAGTACTTTGTGGTTAGATCCCAATAAGACTAGTCCATACCAATTATACCAATTTTTTTTCAATACTTCTGATACAGAAGTATATCATTTTCTCAAGTGTTTTACTTTTATTTCACTAGCTGAAATAAATACATTAGAACAAGAAGAGAAAATGAGAAAAAAATCAAAAATAGCTCAGTCTATTCTAGCAAAAGAAGTTACTAGTATGGTCCATGGCGAGCAAGGATTAGCAGCAGCACAGCGTATTACCGATAGCCTATTTACCGGTTCTTTCTTAGATCTAACCGAAGATGATTTTACTCAACTTACACAAGACGGGATCCCTATGGTAAATATTACAAATAATGTTGATTTGCAGCAAGCACTTGTAATAGCCTCACTAGCGCCATCAAGAGGTCAGGCACGGAAAATGATTTTAGCTAATGCTATAGCTATTAATGGCAATAAACAGACTGATTCAGATTATATATTCAGTGAAGCTGATCGTATATACAAAAAATATACATTTTTACAACGTGGTAAAAAAACTTACTGTTTACTTAATTGGCAATAA